The proteins below are encoded in one region of Alistipes communis:
- a CDS encoding HigA family addiction module antitoxin codes for MRSEIDMYKGIRPGKIVGLELQERNLSQRAFAAAIDEHKQTLNAVITGRRKLTVEMALKIEKALGYDEGFLLTLQAYYEIAEYKNRKANESVSGAPAIRRMLFWDTDFDKMDWGRNKEYVIERVMERGDEVEKQEIARFYGMDRVALDRYMPDQSWRIPYKYRNK; via the coding sequence ATGAGAAGCGAAATTGATATGTATAAGGGCATCCGTCCGGGAAAGATCGTCGGCTTGGAGCTGCAGGAACGCAACCTCAGCCAGCGAGCCTTTGCTGCTGCTATCGACGAACACAAACAGACGCTTAATGCGGTTATTACGGGGCGCCGCAAGCTGACGGTCGAAATGGCCCTCAAGATCGAAAAGGCACTCGGTTATGATGAGGGCTTTCTGCTGACGCTTCAGGCATACTACGAGATAGCCGAATACAAGAACCGGAAAGCGAACGAATCCGTTAGTGGCGCTCCGGCCATCCGACGGATGCTGTTCTGGGACACCGATTTCGACAAGATGGATTGGGGCCGGAACAAGGAGTACGTTATCGAAAGGGTTATGGAGCGGGGCGACGAAGTCGAAAAGCAGGAGATCGCCCGCTTCTACGGGATGGATCGGGTTGCGCTCGACCGTTACATGCCGGATCAGAGCTGGCGCATACCCTACAAATACCGCAATAAATAA
- a CDS encoding DUF6047 family protein — translation MKTTEENRTMNSGDRREPGDVYMMLSPEGKTQAVSANGRYYKNFGHFINHCTEIILKDWLTPYPNSFFVHYRFADPDLVWKPYENIPMFPRKLSDAIKEQGLKPLNTCRLYPAIYCCQNGLDPLLPENSHEALNKSMAYQSAVWRYSGLERSREQTYTGIETDRGVLLFDNTERGEKLQKRYKDFFAANFFDPRLDITFFRTMELIPDEAQRAKVNPDIDLNTLFRTAPEPFGCLSSGCYADIKEIGICDTVGQFDMSPTLANFAALSGFGKGEIPENIPDRTYDISCLLYLASPECKAPEIQDEFPNFFSYHDRFDPLADRLTQATTENEKTQIMASVRELAGELLREQYPNIRRPQAATPERKEQFGGVGATTEKPVRQLPDVAKKLANRLKKGKGVTR, via the coding sequence ATGAAAACGACAGAAGAAAACAGAACGATGAACTCCGGCGACCGTCGGGAGCCGGGCGACGTTTATATGATGCTTTCACCGGAAGGAAAAACACAGGCTGTATCGGCAAACGGGAGATATTATAAAAACTTCGGTCATTTTATCAATCATTGCACGGAAATAATACTCAAAGATTGGCTGACGCCTTACCCGAACAGCTTTTTCGTGCATTACCGTTTTGCCGACCCCGACCTAGTATGGAAACCTTACGAGAATATCCCGATGTTTCCGCGCAAACTGTCGGATGCCATCAAGGAGCAGGGATTGAAACCGCTGAACACCTGCCGGCTTTATCCGGCCATATACTGCTGTCAGAACGGCCTCGATCCGCTGCTGCCGGAAAATTCCCATGAGGCATTAAACAAGTCGATGGCATATCAATCAGCCGTCTGGCGTTATTCCGGTCTGGAAAGGAGCAGGGAACAGACCTATACGGGCATCGAAACCGACCGTGGCGTATTGTTGTTCGATAATACGGAGCGAGGTGAGAAACTGCAAAAACGGTACAAAGATTTCTTTGCCGCCAATTTCTTCGATCCCCGGCTCGACATTACATTCTTCAGGACGATGGAACTAATTCCGGACGAGGCACAAAGAGCGAAAGTCAATCCCGATATTGACCTCAATACGTTATTCCGCACCGCACCGGAGCCGTTCGGCTGTCTGTCGTCCGGCTGTTATGCCGACATAAAAGAGATTGGAATATGCGATACCGTCGGACAATTCGATATGTCCCCGACGCTGGCCAATTTCGCTGCGCTTTCGGGATTCGGCAAAGGGGAAATACCGGAGAATATCCCGGATCGTACTTACGACATCAGTTGCCTGCTATACCTTGCCTCGCCGGAGTGCAAAGCTCCGGAGATACAGGACGAGTTTCCCAATTTTTTCTCCTATCACGACCGATTCGATCCTCTGGCGGATAGATTGACCCAAGCCACGACCGAGAACGAAAAAACACAGATCATGGCCTCGGTACGGGAGCTGGCCGGAGAGTTGCTCCGGGAGCAATACCCGAATATCCGCAGGCCGCAGGCGGCGACACCGGAGCGGAAAGAGCAATTTGGGGGCGTAGGGGCAACTACCGAAAAACCGGTGAGGCAGCTGCCCGACGTGGCGAAAAAGCTGGCCAACCGACTTAAAAAGGGCAAAGGAGTTACCCGATAA
- a CDS encoding DUF4116 domain-containing protein, with protein sequence MDAVTKDGWVLEFVPQAMKTPQMCRLALNAPLAKFRENRSVLQFIPYADVCLEGIKKYRQEGADMVGLLADIEPEVMDERIALYGVRTDPSCLTALPKRWKTRTVCTAAVQSDGIMLHDVPEHLRTKRMCEAAVSSSIHALPYVPEALHTTDLYRKAMVNDPAAIQYFKPELLTREMCHEALYSSYDLRVLRYIPYKEIHEQLLERCEGYSRTKHFLDSMNPDYMTPKLAEMIFAKEPELFFNIPEKFKDKELCETAVRYDGSYLRMVPEKLKTPELCMEAIRRSPYAIPFIPEAMKSPDLYMNLVKENPQNLYGIPEDDRTYEMCKEAFDNTYGKDKTDYSVAGALTEPSMALQMVREQDNPKTIDFLITVMRPKAISEEVALEAVRKNGHVLHLIPENVITQQVGEAAVRNHSQAIQWVPHDIRTADMCLYAFKNHSELDIYTPDRIRCEDNVYVFARKMDELLRQPISYDDSKRLYGGETICLRNVETDTKIFENCEVRYDRKNESLTLRNLTPRQERTRPIKPQRKSFMKPKF encoded by the coding sequence ATGGATGCGGTGACGAAGGACGGCTGGGTGTTGGAGTTCGTGCCCCAAGCGATGAAAACCCCGCAGATGTGCCGGCTGGCCCTGAACGCCCCATTGGCCAAATTTCGGGAGAACCGAAGCGTCCTTCAGTTTATTCCCTATGCCGACGTGTGTCTGGAAGGCATAAAAAAATACCGGCAGGAAGGCGCCGATATGGTAGGTTTATTGGCAGACATCGAACCGGAGGTGATGGACGAGCGCATCGCCCTGTACGGAGTTCGTACCGACCCGTCGTGCCTGACGGCCCTGCCGAAACGGTGGAAAACAAGGACGGTATGCACGGCGGCGGTACAGAGCGACGGGATTATGCTGCACGACGTACCGGAACATTTACGCACGAAACGTATGTGCGAGGCGGCCGTATCGTCCAGCATCCATGCACTTCCTTATGTACCGGAGGCATTGCATACCACCGACCTGTACCGGAAAGCGATGGTGAACGACCCTGCCGCCATTCAATATTTCAAGCCGGAACTGCTGACACGGGAGATGTGCCATGAGGCATTGTATTCGAGCTATGACCTGCGGGTACTTCGGTACATTCCCTACAAAGAGATCCACGAGCAGTTGTTGGAGCGTTGCGAGGGATACTCACGAACCAAACATTTTCTGGACAGTATGAATCCGGACTATATGACCCCGAAGCTGGCGGAGATGATCTTTGCCAAAGAGCCGGAGTTGTTTTTCAACATTCCCGAAAAATTCAAGGATAAGGAGCTGTGCGAAACGGCGGTACGGTACGACGGCTCATATTTACGGATGGTTCCCGAAAAACTCAAGACGCCGGAGTTGTGCATGGAAGCCATACGCCGCAGTCCGTATGCCATACCGTTTATCCCGGAGGCAATGAAAAGTCCTGACCTTTATATGAATCTGGTAAAAGAGAATCCGCAGAATTTATACGGAATACCCGAAGACGACCGGACTTACGAGATGTGCAAAGAGGCTTTTGACAATACCTACGGAAAAGATAAAACCGATTACAGCGTCGCCGGTGCGCTGACAGAGCCGTCGATGGCTCTGCAAATGGTTCGGGAGCAGGATAATCCTAAAACAATCGACTTTTTGATAACCGTAATGCGTCCCAAAGCCATTTCGGAAGAAGTAGCGTTGGAAGCCGTCCGGAAAAACGGACATGTCCTGCACCTTATACCGGAAAACGTCATTACGCAGCAGGTGGGCGAGGCCGCCGTCAGGAATCATTCGCAGGCGATTCAATGGGTTCCTCACGACATACGCACGGCGGATATGTGCCTGTATGCCTTTAAGAACCATTCCGAGCTGGATATTTACACTCCGGATCGGATCAGGTGCGAAGACAATGTTTATGTATTCGCCCGAAAGATGGACGAGCTGCTCCGCCAACCGATTTCCTACGACGACAGCAAACGGCTCTATGGAGGCGAAACGATTTGTTTACGGAACGTGGAAACGGATACCAAAATCTTCGAGAATTGCGAGGTTCGCTACGACCGTAAGAATGAATCGCTGACCCTGCGGAATCTTACGCCCCGGCAGGAGCGGACACGCCCCATAAAACCGCAGCGCAAATCCTTCATGAAACCGAAATTCTAA
- a CDS encoding DUF3872 domain-containing protein, with protein sequence MKKLFFAAMAALGLLASCDKELDIQQAYSFSLETMPVPKRIGVGETAEIRCTLVREGAYADARYTIRYFQPDGKGELRMDDGTVFLPNDRYPLERFSFRLYYTSRSDDQQTIDVYIEDNMGQVVQQSFTFQNDSDTGGEEQ encoded by the coding sequence ATGAAAAAGTTATTTTTTGCGGCGATGGCCGCACTCGGACTGCTCGCATCCTGCGACAAGGAGCTGGACATTCAGCAGGCGTACAGCTTCTCGCTGGAAACGATGCCCGTACCCAAGCGTATCGGCGTAGGCGAAACCGCCGAGATACGCTGTACGTTGGTACGTGAGGGGGCGTATGCCGACGCCCGCTACACGATCCGCTATTTCCAACCCGACGGCAAGGGAGAGTTGCGGATGGACGACGGAACGGTGTTCCTTCCCAACGACCGCTATCCGCTGGAGCGCTTCTCGTTCCGTCTTTATTACACCTCCCGTAGCGACGACCAGCAGACCATCGACGTCTATATCGAGGACAACATGGGACAGGTGGTGCAACAGAGCTTCACGTTCCAGAACGACAGCGATACGGGCGGCGAAGAGCAATAG
- a CDS encoding radical SAM protein — protein MRIGLVDVDGRNFPNLALMKLSAWHKLRGDTVEFADPMAGRYDKVYLSKVFTHTPDCRDEYRCEVIRGGTGYRDYTTTLPEAVEHTCPDYSLYGVGEAYGFLTRGCPNRCPWCVVPHKEGAIRPHADIEEFLAGRRRAVLLDNNVLASAWGLAQIEKIVRLGVRVDFNQGLDVRRIARNPELAELLARVRWLRFLRMAYDSCAVQEDVHNVVKLLVKCGLSPRKLFFYVLVRDDIGDALERIRELKALGCVPFAQPYRDFSGDAKPSREAWRLAYWCNNKRLFNAMDFADYKCK, from the coding sequence ATGCGAATCGGATTAGTGGATGTGGACGGGCGCAACTTCCCGAACCTCGCGCTGATGAAACTTTCGGCGTGGCATAAGCTCCGGGGCGATACGGTGGAATTTGCCGATCCCATGGCGGGGCGTTACGACAAAGTGTATTTGTCGAAGGTCTTTACCCATACACCCGATTGCCGGGATGAATACCGCTGCGAGGTGATACGCGGCGGAACGGGCTACCGCGATTATACGACGACGCTGCCGGAGGCGGTCGAACATACATGTCCGGATTACTCGCTCTACGGCGTGGGCGAAGCCTACGGCTTTCTCACGCGCGGATGCCCGAACCGCTGCCCGTGGTGCGTGGTGCCGCACAAAGAGGGCGCTATCCGGCCCCATGCCGACATCGAAGAGTTCCTTGCCGGGCGCAGGCGGGCCGTACTGCTCGACAACAACGTGCTGGCCTCCGCATGGGGCCTCGCGCAGATCGAAAAGATCGTCCGCTTGGGCGTGCGGGTGGACTTCAATCAGGGGCTCGACGTGCGGCGTATCGCCCGCAACCCGGAACTCGCAGAGCTGCTCGCACGGGTCAGGTGGCTGCGCTTCCTGCGAATGGCCTATGACAGCTGTGCCGTGCAGGAGGATGTACATAACGTCGTAAAACTGCTCGTCAAATGTGGCTTGTCGCCCCGTAAACTGTTCTTCTACGTGCTGGTGCGCGACGACATCGGCGATGCGCTGGAACGTATTCGGGAACTGAAGGCGTTGGGCTGCGTGCCCTTCGCACAGCCGTATCGGGATTTTTCGGGCGACGCCAAACCCTCGCGGGAGGCGTGGCGGCTGGCCTACTGGTGCAACAACAAACGATTGTTCAACGCGATGGACTTCGCGGATTACAAATGCAAATAA
- a CDS encoding DNA-methyltransferase: protein MRTDVIFNTDAASGLGRLPDNSIDCIVTSPPYWQLRDYGLSPILFGGRQDCEHDFDDYATCRSCGGWLGQLGQEPSREMFLEHLVGIFDECRRVLKSTGTLWVNLGDSYSKLNKYNRPDDWPPGKNAHCLKTLRVDLSIHRVPHKSLCNIPGLFAEMMILRGWILRNEIIWHKPSAVPTPVKDRFTVDFEKVFFFAKSPKYDFRQQLEPYAGNETNRISRQPEHPTGSKSRNDLQGRNKRTVWRITTEISHEKHYAPYPQKLIETPIEAGCSPGGVVLDPFLGSGTTALVARRLGRHYIGIEPNPEYVAIARARLERDPEPLKQ, encoded by the coding sequence ATGCGAACGGATGTAATTTTTAATACGGATGCGGCCTCCGGCCTCGGTCGGCTGCCCGACAACTCCATCGACTGTATCGTAACCTCGCCCCCGTACTGGCAGCTCAGGGATTACGGACTCTCTCCGATACTGTTCGGCGGGCGGCAGGATTGTGAACACGATTTTGACGATTACGCTACTTGCCGCAGTTGCGGCGGATGGCTGGGGCAGTTGGGGCAGGAACCCTCCCGCGAGATGTTCTTGGAGCATCTCGTGGGCATCTTCGACGAGTGCCGCCGCGTATTGAAAAGTACGGGGACGCTATGGGTGAACCTCGGCGATTCGTACAGCAAACTCAATAAATACAACCGCCCAGACGATTGGCCGCCGGGTAAAAACGCCCATTGTCTGAAAACACTGCGCGTCGATCTGTCGATACACCGAGTTCCGCACAAATCGCTGTGCAATATTCCGGGGCTGTTCGCCGAGATGATGATCCTGCGAGGGTGGATACTGCGCAACGAGATTATATGGCATAAGCCCTCGGCTGTGCCTACTCCCGTCAAAGACCGTTTTACGGTGGATTTCGAGAAGGTGTTTTTCTTCGCCAAATCCCCGAAATACGACTTCCGGCAACAGTTAGAACCTTATGCCGGGAATGAGACGAACAGAATATCCAGACAGCCGGAACATCCGACAGGTTCGAAATCCAGAAACGACCTTCAAGGCAGGAACAAACGGACGGTTTGGCGGATTACGACCGAAATCAGCCACGAGAAGCACTACGCCCCCTATCCGCAGAAATTGATCGAGACACCCATCGAGGCGGGGTGTTCGCCGGGCGGCGTAGTTCTCGACCCTTTTCTGGGAAGCGGGACGACGGCCCTTGTCGCCCGCAGGCTGGGACGCCACTACATCGGCATCGAGCCGAATCCGGAATACGTCGCCATAGCCCGTGCACGGCTGGAACGGGATCCCGAACCCTTAAAACAGTAA
- a CDS encoding tetratricopeptide repeat protein, with product MKKMLLHSLVVCLLLGGCTVTGRLQRRGLGARANYAPKEQKQEPKKESAPQYVEYKHRDSLKPVYFLPTTTLENGERVMSLELDEVVVVAKSRTVAERMGKVCIDFVIELPRQLQGNCQSVAVTPMLHKTDSLVPLQQISIRGGLFSRVQDRNYWQFDRYVRVFKPDAAAEQRAFERFVKHPYPEGVRLDSIVEGREKISYYYTQEVPTKGEGKTMHVTLEGAVVGLDGSRYDMPPLDTLEYNISSMLTFADTTRRYLTRVIEKYAVVKDRNYLAFEVGKSDIIDTLETNAVQLARIEALMDGLINQREFYVDSIVLTASASPEGALALNERLARERALSLKRCLGERFGRQVDTLIAVRSVGENWTELGRLIAASDSLPHREAILALLGAEKNPDRREAALRGRYPREYKYIRERLYPLLRSVDFKYDLRRVGMVKDTIHTTVPDTLYARGVKLLDERRYDEALTILAPYHDRNTAIALLSLGHDDRAYEVLSALPESAEACYLKAIACSRLGRRKEGRKWFDRACELKETFEYRGRLDPEISNLLTDD from the coding sequence ATGAAGAAGATGTTATTGCACAGCCTCGTCGTGTGTCTGCTGCTGGGCGGTTGTACCGTTACGGGCAGGCTTCAGCGCCGAGGCTTGGGCGCACGGGCGAACTATGCGCCCAAAGAACAAAAGCAGGAGCCGAAAAAGGAGTCCGCACCGCAATATGTCGAATACAAGCACCGCGACAGCCTGAAGCCCGTCTATTTCCTGCCTACGACTACGCTCGAAAACGGCGAGCGCGTCATGTCGCTCGAACTCGACGAGGTGGTCGTGGTGGCCAAATCGCGCACCGTCGCCGAACGTATGGGCAAGGTCTGCATCGACTTTGTGATCGAACTGCCGCGCCAGTTGCAGGGCAATTGTCAGAGCGTGGCCGTAACACCCATGCTCCACAAGACGGACAGCCTCGTGCCGCTTCAGCAGATCAGTATCCGGGGCGGGCTGTTCAGCCGCGTGCAGGATCGCAACTATTGGCAGTTCGACCGATACGTGCGGGTCTTCAAGCCCGATGCGGCTGCCGAACAGCGTGCTTTCGAGCGTTTCGTCAAGCACCCCTATCCGGAGGGCGTGCGGCTGGATTCCATCGTCGAAGGCCGTGAGAAGATCAGCTATTACTATACGCAGGAAGTACCGACCAAAGGCGAAGGCAAGACGATGCACGTCACACTTGAGGGAGCGGTCGTAGGGCTGGACGGCAGCCGTTACGATATGCCGCCGCTCGATACGCTGGAATACAACATATCCTCGATGCTGACCTTCGCGGACACCACGAGGCGCTACCTGACCAGAGTGATCGAGAAGTATGCCGTGGTCAAAGACCGCAACTACCTTGCCTTCGAAGTCGGCAAATCGGACATTATCGACACGCTGGAAACCAACGCCGTTCAGCTCGCCCGCATCGAAGCCCTGATGGACGGACTGATAAACCAGCGGGAATTTTACGTGGACAGTATCGTGCTGACCGCTTCGGCATCACCGGAAGGAGCGCTCGCGCTCAACGAGCGTCTGGCGCGCGAGCGTGCCCTGTCGCTCAAACGGTGTCTGGGCGAGCGTTTCGGGCGGCAGGTCGATACGCTGATCGCCGTGCGCTCCGTAGGCGAGAACTGGACGGAGCTGGGGCGCTTGATCGCCGCCTCGGACAGCCTGCCACACCGCGAGGCGATCCTTGCGCTGCTCGGTGCGGAGAAGAATCCCGACCGGCGCGAAGCGGCCCTGCGAGGCAGGTATCCGCGGGAGTATAAATATATCCGGGAGCGGCTCTATCCGCTGCTGCGCTCGGTCGATTTCAAATACGACCTGCGGCGCGTGGGCATGGTGAAGGATACGATCCATACGACCGTACCCGATACGCTCTACGCGCGGGGCGTGAAGCTGCTCGACGAAAGGCGCTACGACGAAGCCCTCACGATATTGGCTCCTTACCATGACCGAAATACGGCTATCGCGCTGCTCTCGCTCGGCCATGACGACCGCGCTTACGAAGTGCTCTCCGCGCTGCCCGAATCGGCCGAGGCGTGCTATCTGAAAGCCATCGCCTGCTCGCGGCTGGGCCGCAGGAAGGAAGGGCGCAAATGGTTCGACAGGGCGTGCGAGCTGAAAGAGACATTCGAATACCGGGGCAGGCTTGACCCGGAAATATCCAACCTTTTAACCGATGACTGA
- a CDS encoding DUF4906 domain-containing protein, whose protein sequence is MKKLLFLGLLPLLVASCTKDSGSYPPDGPQFPEAAASQVEISFAAADNGFPTRNSEDENAIADVNLYLHNVQTGSLEHHYLTAGNASRTMTIAHGRYEAYAIANTKEDMGPMTLLRLQEAMYVPDVSGDTDERFAMSGRQSFTVSGATDVAILLRRCVAKLTLNVTTAGAFTDFELRSCQVTGVSSCVPFFAESKPTADSEVTSFPKSVLSGRSYSVVLYLPENTQGEVPGITDPRQRSRENAPQYATCIHLEGEASGRKVDYYIYPGSNVTTSFDILRNRHYNLDVMISGANATDMRLSTLGATFTELPRTCSVGDDIFTEMRVESTDPDGRYTLTVEQEKGEGTITFDGMAMTTGIPVALPGGAGIKTARIGYCPTVAGEAMLTFVLRDAYDYEIRRTLTTEAVEKPSLDVTLTPPSAIVVGNPATFTLEIRGSDDAAISTFTCSDPQAVFVFPAGTGLGGNEAMLGNGTHSFLLDTRVTGELTVTVQVSDGSGHSVQRQCTVTSRYPKFSAMIRTMSSATLYSDSPMTLIIRSTEYAGDYTVSYTTTSTNCRVSYGGSMLHPDSPVTLETGQHIFTANSSYAERTEFVFTITDIYGRSQQARASITWR, encoded by the coding sequence ATGAAAAAGCTCTTGTTTTTAGGACTTTTGCCGCTTCTGGTCGCATCCTGTACGAAGGATAGCGGCAGCTATCCGCCCGATGGGCCGCAGTTCCCCGAAGCTGCCGCTTCGCAGGTGGAAATATCTTTTGCGGCTGCGGATAACGGATTTCCGACACGAAATTCGGAGGATGAAAATGCCATTGCAGACGTGAACCTTTACCTGCATAACGTACAGACGGGTTCACTGGAACATCACTATCTGACTGCGGGGAACGCTTCGCGGACGATGACGATAGCCCACGGCCGCTATGAAGCGTATGCCATCGCCAATACGAAGGAAGACATGGGGCCGATGACACTCCTGCGATTGCAGGAAGCGATGTACGTTCCCGATGTATCGGGAGATACCGATGAAAGGTTTGCGATGAGCGGCCGGCAGTCTTTCACCGTATCGGGGGCTACCGATGTCGCGATACTCCTCCGACGGTGTGTGGCAAAACTGACTCTGAACGTCACGACGGCCGGCGCCTTTACGGATTTCGAACTCCGATCCTGTCAGGTAACGGGCGTATCGTCCTGCGTGCCGTTCTTCGCTGAAAGCAAACCCACAGCAGACAGCGAAGTGACATCCTTTCCGAAGAGCGTCCTTTCCGGACGCAGCTACTCCGTTGTTCTTTACCTTCCCGAAAACACTCAGGGCGAAGTGCCGGGTATCACCGACCCGCGGCAGCGCAGCCGCGAAAACGCCCCGCAATACGCCACCTGTATCCATCTCGAAGGCGAAGCGTCGGGCCGTAAGGTCGATTATTACATCTATCCCGGCAGCAACGTCACGACCTCTTTCGACATCCTGCGTAACCGTCATTATAATCTCGATGTGATGATTTCGGGGGCCAATGCGACGGATATGCGTCTTTCGACGCTCGGCGCGACCTTCACGGAACTACCTCGGACGTGCAGCGTGGGCGACGATATTTTTACCGAGATGAGGGTCGAGAGCACCGATCCCGACGGTCGCTACACGCTGACCGTCGAACAGGAGAAGGGCGAAGGTACGATAACATTCGACGGTATGGCCATGACGACCGGAATTCCCGTCGCATTGCCCGGCGGAGCCGGAATTAAAACAGCACGGATCGGATACTGCCCGACAGTTGCAGGCGAAGCCATGCTGACATTCGTCCTGCGGGATGCCTATGATTATGAAATTCGCCGTACGCTGACGACCGAGGCGGTCGAAAAACCCTCTCTCGATGTTACGCTGACACCGCCTTCGGCAATCGTCGTCGGCAATCCCGCCACTTTTACGTTGGAAATCAGAGGAAGCGATGACGCCGCAATCTCTACCTTCACTTGTTCCGATCCGCAGGCCGTTTTCGTATTTCCCGCAGGGACAGGGCTCGGCGGCAATGAAGCCATGTTAGGCAATGGAACCCACAGTTTCTTGCTCGACACCCGTGTTACCGGCGAGCTGACGGTTACGGTGCAGGTAAGCGACGGCAGCGGCCATAGCGTACAGCGGCAATGCACGGTAACGTCCCGTTATCCGAAATTCTCTGCAATGATACGAACCATGTCCTCGGCGACTCTCTATTCGGACAGTCCGATGACGCTGATCATCCGTTCGACCGAATACGCGGGCGACTATACCGTAAGTTATACGACGACCTCGACGAATTGCAGGGTTTCGTATGGCGGTTCCATGTTACACCCCGACAGTCCTGTAACCCTCGAAACCGGACAACATATTTTTACCGCCAACTCTTCCTATGCCGAGCGGACGGAATTCGTCTTTACGATTACGGACATCTACGGGCGAAGTCAACAAGCACGGGCGTCGATTACATGGAGGTAG
- a CDS encoding DUF3575 domain-containing protein translates to MKRLFVLLLFVLVANAASAQYTAVRVNALGLATGTVNAGVDVAVAEKWSVEASAYWNPISTESLRTKVLGAVVGVRRWRFEPHVGFFWGVHSAVAQYRVGNRNKRYNGWTVGVGASAGYSWMLHRRWNFSLEGGLGLYYMNDTRWNPAPPPGEDVFLRHYRRIVLAPAKLEASFSYMF, encoded by the coding sequence ATGAAAAGATTATTTGTATTGCTGCTGTTCGTCCTCGTGGCGAACGCGGCTTCGGCTCAATATACGGCCGTGCGCGTCAATGCGCTGGGACTGGCAACGGGAACCGTCAATGCCGGCGTAGATGTGGCCGTAGCGGAAAAATGGTCTGTCGAAGCGTCGGCATACTGGAACCCGATCTCGACCGAAAGTCTGCGAACCAAAGTGCTGGGAGCCGTCGTGGGTGTGCGCCGCTGGCGCTTCGAGCCGCATGTCGGCTTCTTTTGGGGCGTGCACTCGGCCGTCGCACAGTATCGCGTCGGGAACCGGAACAAACGCTACAACGGCTGGACTGTCGGCGTAGGTGCCAGCGCGGGCTATTCGTGGATGCTGCATAGGCGGTGGAACTTCTCGCTCGAAGGCGGCCTCGGCCTGTATTACATGAACGATACGCGCTGGAATCCCGCACCGCCGCCCGGCGAAGATGTCTTTCTGCGGCATTACCGCCGTATCGTACTGGCTCCGGCGAAGCTGGAAGCCTCTTTCTCTTATATGTTTTAG